GACCAAGTTTCGGAGGAATTGTTGACTTGGGCGAAGCCAAAGGATGATCTTCCCAAAGAGTCGGAGAATGAGAAGGAAAAGGATACTAAGTCGATTACCTTAGAGATGTTTCAGGATGGGATGGAGATTGCGGAAATTGCGGAGAAACGCAATATGGTCGTAGGCACTATTTATGGGCATTTAATCAATTTCATGGGTACCGACCTGGAAGCGACCGACCTGATGACGGAAAAGGAGCTAACACAGATTGTTACACTGATAGAAAAGAACCCCGAGGCGACAACATTGGAGCTGAAGACCATGTTAGGGCCTGATGTGGATTACCCGGCAATTCGGATAGCACAAAGACACGTGGAAATATTGGCAGAGAAGCCATAGCGTAGGTATAAATAATTATATTTGCTGAAATCGAATACCTTTGAAAGAAGAAAAATCAAACAAGAAAGTAAATAAGTGGTTGGTTTTCACGAGTATGCCTTTTCAAATGGGCGTGACTATTTATGCTTTCTATTGGGTTGGGACTTGGCTAGATGGTAAATATCAAGTTGAGGGAGAGTGGTGGATGAAGGGATTGACGATGCTGGGTGTGTTGGTTTCGATGTACCAATTTATTAGACAGGTAAACTATATCAATAAAAATGAATAAAATTTTCGAATTCTTAATCTACTTGGTTGTTCTGACGGGTATTGCCTATGGGCTGCATTATTTTATCCTTAAGATTAATGATCAAGATCATTGGTGGATTGGAACAGACTATAGCTTGGCGAGCATGTATACCTTTGGTGCGGTGTCTTCTTTAGTGATGATTTTATTCCTTTATGGCGCCGAATATGCGATGCCAAAACAATTGGGTTTTGTGTTCCTTGGAGCCATGTTGTTGAAGTCTGTAGCGAGCTATATTTTTATTCATTCTGGCCTAGATTTATTGGAGAATAATTTCATCGAGTTGAATTTCTTAGGCGTATTCTTTTTATACCTCTTTTTCGACGTCTACATTGCATTTCGTCTACTTAATACGGAAGGTCGCAATGTGGAAAAGTAAATTTTCAAAAAGTTTTCATAAATGTGAACTAATGCCAAATAAAATTGTATTTTTGCGCAAAATTTGTCATAATTCAACACTAGTTAAAATGGTGAGTCTTAGAAGAGTACTTTTATTTATCGCAGTATTATTTATCGCTGTAAGCCCATTTCGCTCGTTCGCTGCTGAGGAAGCACACGGAACTGAGGGAAAAACAAAAGACCAAGAAATCAAAGAACACATTGATCATCACTTACAGGATGATTACTATTGGACGTTCTTCGTGGATAAAGAAGCGAACAAGCATTATGGCTTCGCTCTTCCTGTAATTTTGATTGACAACGGTCTTCATGTGTTTTCAGCTGCTGAATTTGAACATGGCGATAAAGTAGTTGAAAAGGCTGGAAATTATTACAAACTATACCACGGTAAAATCTATAAAACTGATGCTGCCGGCACGATTACCTATGATGATAAGCATCATGCAACGAATGAAAAACCATTAGACTTCTCGATTACGAAGAATGTTTTAGGTTTAATGTTGACAGCAGTGTTGTTGTTCATTGGTTTCATCGGTTTAGCAAAAACTTATAAAAACGGTGCTAACGCTATCCCTAAAGGTTTCGCACGTGTATTAGAGCCGCTAGTGCTTTACGTTCGTGACGAGATGGCAATCCCTAACATCGGTCACCGCTACAAAGAATTTATGCCGTACTTACTTTCGGTATTCTTCTTAATATTCACTTTAAACTTATTAGGATTGACTCCACTTGGATTCAACGTAACAGGTAATATCTCCATCACATTGTGTTTAGCTTTATTCACGTTCGTAATCACTACGTTCAAAGCGAATAAAGACTATTGGAAACACATCTTCTGGATGCCTGGTGTACCGGTTCCTTTTAAATTCGTATTAGCTCCTATTGAGGTTCTAGGTATGTTTACTAAGCCTTTCTCGTTGATGCTACGTTTGTTTGCAAACATTACAGCGGGTCACTCTGTAGTAATGGGATTAATTGCAATCGTTTACTTATTCCAACATCAATTAACTATCCCTGGAAGTATCGGTGTATCGATGGTATTGACATTGATCTTATTCTTCCTAGAGTTATTGGTTGCATTTTTACAGGCGTTTATCTTTACCATGTTGTCGTCCCTATTTATCGGTATGGCAGTAGAGGAACACGCTCATCACTAGTAGAATTTTTTTGTTAAATTATATAAATAATAATTATTATGATCCCAAATTTAGTAGGTGCAGGTTTAATCGTAATTGGTGCAGGTTTAGGTTTAGGTAAAATCGGTGGTTCTGCAATGGAAGCTATCGCTCGTCAACCAGAAGCAGCATCAAAAATTCAAACTGCAATGATCATCATCGGTGCCCTTGTTGAAGGTTTAGCATTCGGTGCTTTAATCTTAGGTAAATAAGCCCCAAGATTTGAAAAAAATAAGCATAACTTGTAACGGTTGGTTGCAAGTTATGTTTTAACAAAAAAAAGAACTTAAAATCTATATTTTATACATACATAAATGGACGCATTAATTAATCAGTTTTCGTACGGTCTGTTCTTCTGGCAATTGATCATCTTATTGATCGTTATCTTTATCCTAGGTAAGTTTGCTTGGAAACCTATTGTAAACGCTTTAGAAGAGCGCGAAAAAGGTATTTCTGATGCTTTAGCTTCTGCTGAGAAAGCGAAGTTAGAGATGGCGCGTTTAACGAACGAGAATGAGGCTTTATTAAAGCAAGCTCGTGAGGAACGTGATATCATCTTGAAAGAAGCAAAAGAATTGAAAGATAAGATTGTTGCTGAAGCGAAAGAAGTAGCTCAAGCAGAAGGTGGTAAAATCATCGAGCAAGCAAAACGTGAGATCGAAGACCAAAAACAAAAAGCTTTAGCTGAGGTTAAAAATCAAGTGTCTGCATTATCTTTGGATATTGCTCGTAAAGTATTAAGCAAAGAGTTTGAAGATCAAAACAAACAAGAAGCATTAGTTTCTGATTTGTTGAAAGATGTGAAATTAAACTAATTGCTTACCAAATTAAGAATTAACGTATGTCAGTTTTCAAAGTAGCTTCAAGATATGCCAAATCATTAATTGATTTGTCAAAAGAGCATAACAACTTAGACGAGATTAAGGGCGACATGGAAGAAATCGTGTCGATCATTAAATCGAGTACCGAGTTGCAAGCTGTTTTAAAGAACCCAATTATCAAAACAGATAAGAAATTGGCGATCTTGAACGCATTATTCCAAGGTAAGGTGAAGCCAGAGATTATTGGTTTCTTCAATATCATGGTGAAAAAAGGACGTGCTGAATTGGTATTTGCTACTGCGCAGGAGTTCATCGCTGAGTACAACGAGGTGAAGGGCATTGTGAAAGCAGAAGTTACGTCAGCAGCTCCGCTATCGGAAGATAATTTACAAGCTTTGCGTACTGCTATCGCTCAACAAATCAATAAAGAGGTAATCTTGTCTAACAAGGTTGATAAGTCTTTAATTGGTGGTTTTGTTGTTCGCGTTGGTGATAGACAAATTGATGCAAGCATCAACGGTAAATTAGAGAAATTAGAAAGACATTTCGCAGGGCAGAATTAATCGGCCTAGCGAGACAAGAAATAATAGAATAAAAACCCCTTATACGAATTTAAACAATGATAGAGGTAAGACCAGATGAAGTTTCGGCAATTCTAAGAGAGCAATTGTCAGGCTTTAAGTCAGAAGCCGAATTAGAAGAAGTGGGTACCGTATTACAAGTAGGTGACGGTATTGCACGTATTTACGGCTTAACAAAAGTTCAATCAGGTGAGTTGGTTGAGTTTGCAAACGGATTACAAGGTATCGTGATGAACTTAGAAGAAGACAACGTGGGTGTCGTAATCTTAGGTTCTTCAGATGAAATCAAAGAAGGTGATACTATCAAACGTACTAACCGTATCGCATCTATTAAAGTAGGTGAAGGTATGTTAGGCCGTGTAGTAAATACTTTAGGTCAGCCAATCGATGGTAAAGGACCTATCGCTGGTGAAACATACGAAATGCCTATCGAGCGTAAAGCGCCAGGTGTTATCTACCGTCAACCAGTAACTGAGCCATTACAAACTGGTATCAAAGCGATTGACGCGATGATTCCAATTGGTCGTGGACAGCGTGAGTTAGTAATCGGTGACCGTCAGACAGGTAAAACTGCGGTATGTATCGATACTATCTTGAACCAAAAAGAATTTTATGATGCTGGTCAACCAGTATTCTGTATATATGTTGCTGTAGGTCAAAAGAACTCTACAGTTGCTAACATCGTACGTACATTGGAAGAAAGAGGTGCAATGCCTTATACAGTGATCGTGTCTGCATCTGCGGCTGATCCAGCTCCAATGCAGTTCTACGCGCCAATGGCGGGTGCTGCAATCGGTGAGTTCTTCCGTGATACAGGTCGTCCTGCATTAATCGTTTATGATGATTTATCTAAACAAGCAGTGGCGTACCGTGAGGTGTCATTATTATTAAAACGTCCTCCAGGCCGTGAGGCATACCCAGGAGACGTATTCTACCTTCACTCTCGTTTATTAGAGCGTGCTGCGAAAATCAACTCTTCAGATGAGATTGCTCGTAACATGAACGACCTTCCTGAGTCTATCAAACACTTAGTTAAAGGTGGAGGTTCATTAACAGCTCTTCCTATTATCGAAACTCAAGCGGGTGACGTATCAGCTTATATCCCGACTAACGTAATTTCGATTACTGACGGTCAGATCTTCTTAGAGTCTAACTTATTCAACGCAGGTATCCGTCCAGCGATCAACGTAGGTATTTCGGTATCACGTGTTGGTGGTAATGCGCAGATCAAGTCGATGAAGAAAGTTGCTGGTACATTGAAATTGGATCAAGCTCAATACCGTGAGCTAGAGGCTTTCGCGAAATTCGGATCTGATCTAGACGCGGCTACTAAAGCGGTGTTAGATAAAGGTGTTCGTAACGTGGAAATCCTTAAACAAGGTCAATACTCACCAGTAGCTGTAGAGAAACAAGTTGCTATTATTTACGCAGGTACAAAAGGTTTATTACGTGCTGTTCCAGTAAATAAAGTAAGACAATTCGAAGAGGAGTTCTTAACTCAATTGGAGCAACGTCATCCAGAAGTATTATCAGCGTTAAAAGCAGGTAAGTTCTCCGATGAGTTGACTGATGTATTAGAAAAAGTAGCTAAAGAATTAGCTTCTAAATATTAATTAGACATTAGAGTATAGACATTAGATCATAGAGTAGGATGGGTGATTTATTCTTAATGGATAGTTCACTCATCTGAAATCTAAGATCCTATATCTAAAAAAGAAATATGGCAAACTTAAAAGAAGTTAGAAATCGTATTACCTCCGTAACATCAACTCAGCAGATTACGAAAGCTATGAAAATGGTTTCCGCTGCGAAGTTGAAGCGTGCGACAAATGCTATTGTGCAATTGCGTCCTTATGCTAACAAGTTAAGAGACATTTTAGCGCAGGTTTCAGCATCTGTAGAGGGTAATAATTCGCCTTATACACAAGATCGTATTCCTACTAAGGTTATGGTTATTGTGGTTACCTCGAATAGAGGTTTGGCTGGAGCATTCAACGCGAATGCCATTAAGACTGCCAACAACTTGATCGCTGATAAGTATGCAGATCAATTTGCAAGAGGTGATGTTAGTATTATCGCTATCGGTAAGAGAGGTCATGATTTCTTTAGCAGACGTAACTTTAATGTAATTGGGAACCATAATGAACTATTCAACAACTTAGACTTTGAAAACGTGTCTAAAGTGACAGAATATGTTATGGATCAATTCAAGGAAGGTAATATCGACCGCGTAGAGGTTGTTTATAACCAATTCCGCAATGCTGCCGTTCAAATCCTTACTTCAGAGCAAATCTTACCTCTGCTACCTGAAGAAAAAGAAGAGAATGTTGCAGAACTTGATTACATTATCGAGCCTTCTAAAGAGAAGATTATTGAAGAGCTAATTCCTAAAGCAATTAAGATTCAGCTTTACAAAGCTGTTCTAGATTCTAATGCTTCAGAACATGGTGCTCGTATGACTGCAATGGATAAAGCAACTGAAAACGCAGGTGATCTATTGCGTTCATTGAAATTGTCATACAACCAAGCTCGTCAAGCTGCTATTACTACCGAGTTAACAGAGATTGTTTCGGGTGCTGCAGCGCTATCAAACGGATAAGCAAAACAAATATTTGTATAAGGAAAGCCGCTGACTTAGTCAGCGGCTTTTTTGGTGTTTAGATTTTAGATGTTAGATATAAGACATTAGACTGTGAATATTCACAACATTCATCCTTTATTAGTTAAGAATCGAAATTTGTTATAAAACTTTAGATTCCACTCTAATATTCCTTGCAATCTTCCTCTCACCGATAACTAACCGCCGAATACATGCCGCAATACTCTAATATCTAACATCTGATATCTAAAATCTAACTCTATTTCTGACTTTTATCTAAAAATTGTCAAAATATCAGCTAATTTAAGAGCGCCGAACCATTTTTAAGTACATTTGTTCTAATTCAATTAGGCTAGCCGAACGCTATTGCGGCTAGATTATTAACTATTAGGGTTTACTTTTTTAATAGATGTGCTATGGCGAAGAAGTTATATGTTTCCAATTCTACGGAATCCTCACGAATGTTTAAGAACGATTTTTTGGAGTCCTTAACCAAAGTCCACTTTACTGTTCCAATTATCTTTTGGATACCGGTTATCATCTATTTTATATGGAAAGCGTCAGCTCAAGGAGGGATGACGGCGGGAGCCATAGCCTTGTGGTTTATCTTCGGACTAGCTTTCTGGACGTTAGCAGAATATGTTCTTCATCGTTGGGTATTTCATTACGAACCTACTTCAAAGTTCGGTCAACGTGTTCACTTCATCTTCCACGGCGTACATCATGACTTTCCGAAGGATAGATTGCGTCTAGTTATGCCATTATCAGCCAGTATTCCAATGGCTACTATTATTTATATTCTATTTAGTTTTTTCTTTGCCGAGTTTACCTTGGCGGCGTTCTTTGCTGGATTTCTCTTAGGATACTTGATTTATGACGAGAGCCATTATGCGATGCATCATGCAAATTTCAAATCCGGACTCTTTAAGAGAATAAAGGACCACCATATGTTACATCATTACTCAGATCCTGAAAAGGGATTTGGCGTAAGTTCGTCGATTTGGGATGTGTTTTTTAATTCGGGATTTCCTAAGAAGAAATCAGCGAAGAGCGTAAAGACTGAAAAGCTTTCCCAAGAGTCAGTAGAGAATGCATAAAAAGAGGGGGCTATCGATTTCGATAGCCCCCTCTTTTTTTCTAAAAGTGTTTGTTTTCAGAAGCCATCAAGAACTTTCATCCCTGTTGGTGTTTCAATGAAAACATGAAAGTTTTATTGGGTTATTACCAGCGAATTAAAGCTGATCCCCAAGTAAATCCAGCACCGAAAGCTGCTAAACATACGAGGTCGCCCTCTTTAATTTTCCCCTGTTCCCATGCCTCACAAAGTGCGATTGGAACCGATGCAGCTGTAGTATTACCGTATTTCTGGATATTGTTGAAGATCTTCTCATCCGGTAATCCCATTGTCTTTTGTACAAATTGGGAGATACGGAGGTTTGCCTGATGCGGAATCAACATATCGATGTCGGTCGGTTTCAAGCTATTCTTTGCTAATGCTTCTCCAATAACTTCAGGGAATTTCACCACCGCTTTTTTGAATACCGCTTGTCCGTCCATGTAAGGGAATGCAGAACCATCCTCTAACATTTCTTTCGTCATCAACATACCGCCCAACTCTTGCTCTGGCCATGCTGGAGGATTTTCCAAATAACAGCCCGCAGAAGCTCCAGGATAATACATCGCTAGTTTCTCTGCTTCCGCACCGTCGGAGTGAAGATGTGTACTTAGGATGCCTTTTCCAGGTTCTGTAGTCGGTTGTAACACGACCGCACCAGCACCGTCTCCGAAGATAACAGATACTGCACGTCCGCGCGTTGAAAAATCCAGTGCGAAGGAATGCTTCTCAGATCCTACCACAAGAATATTCTTGTACATACCGGTTTTAATAAACTGATCGGCAATAGATAGTGCATATACGAAGCCAGAACATTGATTTCTGACATCCAATGCACCGACTTCTTTCATTCCCATCTCTCTTTGTAACAAAACGCCACATCCAGGGAAGTAATAATCAGGAGATAATGTTGCGAAAATAATAAAATCGATTTCCTCAGCAGTTGTATTTGCCCGCTCGATCGCAATTTTAGAAGCCTCAACTGCCATGCTCGTTGTAGTCTCCCCAACGCGGTCGGCAAATCGTCTTTCTTTGATACCCGTACGTTCCTGGATCCATTCATCAGAGGTCTCCATAAAACGTGTCATATCGTTATTGGTATATACATTCTTAGGGACATAGTAGCCTAGTCCAGCTATTTTTGATTGAAACATAGGGTCTTTATTAGTAAACAGTTCGCCAAAATTAAGGAATTATTTGAAAAATAAGCTATTTTTGCATTATGAGCGTAGAGGTAGAAACCGAGGCATTTACACTTGAAGAAATACTAGCCGTAACCAAGGAGTCCAATCGATTGATTTTATGGAACGATGATATCAATACCTTCGATCATGTGATCGAATGTTTGATGCATTATCTGCAATATGGCGAAGAAGAAGCGGCAAGAATAGCTTGGACGGTTCATACCAAAGGAAAATGCGCCATTCTCGAAGGCTCCTATACAGAAATGGAAGTTTATCGAAAGATCTTAAAGTCTGAGGGACTTACCGTTAGCATTGAGTAAGGGGCTAAGACACACGTAATAATGCAGTTACGATAGGCTCAGTTCCCCCTTTATTGTGCAATTTTGCATCTTATCACTAGAAACGAAGATATTGCATGCAGAAGAATCATCTACTCCTCATCCTATTCCTATTTCCATTTATTTTATTTGCTCAGAAAGGTATTATCCGTGGAACTGTTTATGAACAAGATGGAACAACATTAGCCATTGGTGCTAGTGTCAATCTAATTCCTGCGGCCGCGCAGGGTGCTCAAAAAGGTCAGCAAACAAGCAATGCTGGAACATTCAGATTTGAAGACCTAACGGCAGGAACCTATCGTATACAAATAAGTTTTCTTGGACATGAAACCTACAACAGAGGTAGTATCAGCATTACAGCGAACCAGGATTTCAATATTGGAAAGATCACGCTTTTGGAAAATGGTAAGCAGATTGAAGAAGTCGTAGTTCAAGGAAGGGTGCCGGATTTGCAGATCGGAATCGACAAAAAGGTATTCGATGTATCCCAAAGTACAATCAGCATTGGAGGAAGTGCGCAAGAATTGTTGGGCAATGTGCCAACCTTGCAGGTCGAATCTGACGGTGCGATCAGTCTTCGTGGTTCAACCTCGGTACGTATTTTAGTCGATGGCAAGGAGTCTGCAATGGCAGGTTCTGACATCAACGCCTTCTTACAGTCTCTGCCGGCTGAGGCTATTGATAAGGTGGAGATTATCACCAACCCGTCTGCGCGCTATGACGCCGAAGGACAATCGGGTATTGTTAATATCATCCTAAAGAAAAATGCACGATTGGGACTGAACGGTTCGGTAAATGCTTCTGTAGGAAACTATGAAAATGCAAACGGTGGTGTTACATTAAACTACAGACCGGGTAAGGTGAATTACTTTGGTAGTTACAATTTTGCCAGGAGAAACTCAATGGGCGATGGTTTCAATGATAATACAGAATATATAAACGGACAGGTTACGGATTTAAGTCCGCGCACGCGTAGCGAAGATGAGAGCTCCAGATTAGGCTACAACCACACTATCCGTTTGGGGTCTGACTATTATATCAATGATAAAAACTCACTAAGTATTGCTGGAAACTTCAGTATCCGCGATAATGAACGCGGCCGTAAAATCAATTATCAATATTGGAACATTCCTGAATACGGAGCAAGCAGTTATAGAAACGCGATGCAGGAAGAGCAGGATTTCGGAGTTGATGCACAATTAGACTATAAGCGTACTTTTAAACGTGAAGGCGAAGAGTTGATGGCGAACGTGTCATTCGGTTATGACACGGAAGA
The DNA window shown above is from Sphingobacterium hotanense and carries:
- a CDS encoding AtpZ/AtpI family protein encodes the protein MKEEKSNKKVNKWLVFTSMPFQMGVTIYAFYWVGTWLDGKYQVEGEWWMKGLTMLGVLVSMYQFIRQVNYINKNE
- the atpB gene encoding F0F1 ATP synthase subunit A; translated protein: MVSLRRVLLFIAVLFIAVSPFRSFAAEEAHGTEGKTKDQEIKEHIDHHLQDDYYWTFFVDKEANKHYGFALPVILIDNGLHVFSAAEFEHGDKVVEKAGNYYKLYHGKIYKTDAAGTITYDDKHHATNEKPLDFSITKNVLGLMLTAVLLFIGFIGLAKTYKNGANAIPKGFARVLEPLVLYVRDEMAIPNIGHRYKEFMPYLLSVFFLIFTLNLLGLTPLGFNVTGNISITLCLALFTFVITTFKANKDYWKHIFWMPGVPVPFKFVLAPIEVLGMFTKPFSLMLRLFANITAGHSVVMGLIAIVYLFQHQLTIPGSIGVSMVLTLILFFLELLVAFLQAFIFTMLSSLFIGMAVEEHAHH
- the atpE gene encoding ATP synthase F0 subunit C; the protein is MIPNLVGAGLIVIGAGLGLGKIGGSAMEAIARQPEAASKIQTAMIIIGALVEGLAFGALILGK
- a CDS encoding F0F1 ATP synthase subunit B, whose product is MDALINQFSYGLFFWQLIILLIVIFILGKFAWKPIVNALEEREKGISDALASAEKAKLEMARLTNENEALLKQAREERDIILKEAKELKDKIVAEAKEVAQAEGGKIIEQAKREIEDQKQKALAEVKNQVSALSLDIARKVLSKEFEDQNKQEALVSDLLKDVKLN
- a CDS encoding F0F1 ATP synthase subunit delta, which encodes MSVFKVASRYAKSLIDLSKEHNNLDEIKGDMEEIVSIIKSSTELQAVLKNPIIKTDKKLAILNALFQGKVKPEIIGFFNIMVKKGRAELVFATAQEFIAEYNEVKGIVKAEVTSAAPLSEDNLQALRTAIAQQINKEVILSNKVDKSLIGGFVVRVGDRQIDASINGKLEKLERHFAGQN
- the atpA gene encoding F0F1 ATP synthase subunit alpha, which translates into the protein MIEVRPDEVSAILREQLSGFKSEAELEEVGTVLQVGDGIARIYGLTKVQSGELVEFANGLQGIVMNLEEDNVGVVILGSSDEIKEGDTIKRTNRIASIKVGEGMLGRVVNTLGQPIDGKGPIAGETYEMPIERKAPGVIYRQPVTEPLQTGIKAIDAMIPIGRGQRELVIGDRQTGKTAVCIDTILNQKEFYDAGQPVFCIYVAVGQKNSTVANIVRTLEERGAMPYTVIVSASAADPAPMQFYAPMAGAAIGEFFRDTGRPALIVYDDLSKQAVAYREVSLLLKRPPGREAYPGDVFYLHSRLLERAAKINSSDEIARNMNDLPESIKHLVKGGGSLTALPIIETQAGDVSAYIPTNVISITDGQIFLESNLFNAGIRPAINVGISVSRVGGNAQIKSMKKVAGTLKLDQAQYRELEAFAKFGSDLDAATKAVLDKGVRNVEILKQGQYSPVAVEKQVAIIYAGTKGLLRAVPVNKVRQFEEEFLTQLEQRHPEVLSALKAGKFSDELTDVLEKVAKELASKY
- the atpG gene encoding ATP synthase F1 subunit gamma, with the translated sequence MANLKEVRNRITSVTSTQQITKAMKMVSAAKLKRATNAIVQLRPYANKLRDILAQVSASVEGNNSPYTQDRIPTKVMVIVVTSNRGLAGAFNANAIKTANNLIADKYADQFARGDVSIIAIGKRGHDFFSRRNFNVIGNHNELFNNLDFENVSKVTEYVMDQFKEGNIDRVEVVYNQFRNAAVQILTSEQILPLLPEEKEENVAELDYIIEPSKEKIIEELIPKAIKIQLYKAVLDSNASEHGARMTAMDKATENAGDLLRSLKLSYNQARQAAITTELTEIVSGAAALSNG
- a CDS encoding sterol desaturase family protein yields the protein MAKKLYVSNSTESSRMFKNDFLESLTKVHFTVPIIFWIPVIIYFIWKASAQGGMTAGAIALWFIFGLAFWTLAEYVLHRWVFHYEPTSKFGQRVHFIFHGVHHDFPKDRLRLVMPLSASIPMATIIYILFSFFFAEFTLAAFFAGFLLGYLIYDESHYAMHHANFKSGLFKRIKDHHMLHHYSDPEKGFGVSSSIWDVFFNSGFPKKKSAKSVKTEKLSQESVENA
- a CDS encoding 3-oxoacyl-ACP synthase III family protein, giving the protein MFQSKIAGLGYYVPKNVYTNNDMTRFMETSDEWIQERTGIKERRFADRVGETTTSMAVEASKIAIERANTTAEEIDFIIFATLSPDYYFPGCGVLLQREMGMKEVGALDVRNQCSGFVYALSIADQFIKTGMYKNILVVGSEKHSFALDFSTRGRAVSVIFGDGAGAVVLQPTTEPGKGILSTHLHSDGAEAEKLAMYYPGASAGCYLENPPAWPEQELGGMLMTKEMLEDGSAFPYMDGQAVFKKAVVKFPEVIGEALAKNSLKPTDIDMLIPHQANLRISQFVQKTMGLPDEKIFNNIQKYGNTTAASVPIALCEAWEQGKIKEGDLVCLAAFGAGFTWGSALIRW
- a CDS encoding ATP-dependent Clp protease adaptor ClpS, with translation MSVEVETEAFTLEEILAVTKESNRLILWNDDINTFDHVIECLMHYLQYGEEEAARIAWTVHTKGKCAILEGSYTEMEVYRKILKSEGLTVSIE